A genomic region of Catalinimonas niigatensis contains the following coding sequences:
- a CDS encoding L-fucose dehydrogenase, giving the protein MDLNLKDKIIIVTGGASGIGEAIVRESVKEGAIPIIVNRSLDRGKKMEEAFLAEGHACLFVQADLSEKEACRKVVDETVHKFGKIDILVNNAGYNDSVGLQDGSPEQFMESIQNNIFHYYTLAHYALPYLIKSKGNIVNISSKTAITGQGHSSAYIASKAGQLGLTREWAVELLPYGIRVNAVLPAEVMTPMYRGWLNTYDDPEAKLEEITRRIPLGQRMTKPEEIAYTVLFAASDKSAHTTGQYLFPDGGYTHLDRSIGS; this is encoded by the coding sequence ATGGATCTTAACCTTAAAGATAAAATTATCATCGTTACCGGCGGCGCCAGTGGTATAGGAGAAGCCATAGTACGTGAATCTGTAAAGGAAGGTGCCATTCCTATCATCGTCAACCGAAGTCTGGATAGGGGCAAAAAGATGGAGGAAGCTTTCCTTGCTGAAGGACATGCCTGCCTGTTTGTGCAGGCAGACCTGAGTGAAAAAGAAGCTTGCCGTAAAGTCGTGGATGAAACCGTTCACAAATTTGGAAAGATTGATATTCTCGTCAACAATGCGGGTTACAATGACAGTGTAGGGCTGCAAGATGGCTCACCGGAGCAGTTTATGGAGTCCATACAAAACAATATCTTTCACTACTACACACTGGCCCATTACGCTCTTCCCTACCTCATCAAAAGCAAGGGAAATATCGTTAATATCAGTTCTAAAACGGCAATCACCGGGCAGGGGCATTCTTCTGCTTATATCGCCAGCAAAGCAGGACAACTGGGACTCACCCGAGAGTGGGCGGTAGAACTACTCCCCTACGGCATACGGGTCAATGCAGTGCTCCCCGCAGAAGTGATGACACCTATGTATCGTGGATGGCTCAATACGTATGACGATCCTGAGGCTAAACTGGAAGAAATCACCAGACGCATCCCGCTGGGGCAAAGAATGACAAAACCCGAAGAGATTGCCTACACCGTATTGTTTGCAGCCTCTGATAAATCTGCACATACTACCGGTCAGTACCTTTTTCCTGATGGAGGCTATACCCATCTGGATAGGTCTATTGGTTCATAA
- a CDS encoding amidohydrolase family protein, whose product MAIRFLSFDVYIMVKVDAHQHFWKYDPKKLSWISDRMQVLKQDYLPPDLKSEMDKSGYQACVAVQASQSEAETDFLLDLADQYDFVKGVVGWVDLCDYNVKSRLAHYAQHPKLCGIRHIVHDEPDDYFLLRPDFMRGVKMLPDFDLSFDILIFEKHLPAALQFVSYLPECRLVVDHIAKPKIASGEVDPWEENIRSLASYPNVYCKLSGMLTEADWKNWKVSDFKVYLDVVFEAFGTDRLMIGSDWPVCRLAGEYQEVMAVVEDYMEHFSPEEQAKVLGQNAIDFYKLSI is encoded by the coding sequence TTGGCTATACGTTTTTTGTCATTTGATGTATACATTATGGTTAAAGTAGACGCCCATCAGCATTTCTGGAAATATGATCCTAAAAAACTAAGCTGGATCAGCGATCGTATGCAGGTACTAAAGCAGGATTATCTCCCCCCCGACTTGAAGTCGGAAATGGACAAGAGCGGATATCAGGCTTGTGTAGCTGTACAGGCGAGTCAAAGCGAAGCAGAAACAGATTTCTTACTTGATTTGGCCGATCAATACGATTTTGTCAAAGGTGTGGTAGGCTGGGTAGATCTCTGTGACTATAATGTGAAAAGCAGACTGGCGCATTATGCCCAGCATCCCAAGCTATGCGGGATACGGCATATTGTGCATGATGAACCCGATGATTACTTCCTACTCCGGCCAGATTTTATGCGTGGCGTAAAGATGCTGCCTGACTTTGACCTTAGCTTTGACATTCTCATTTTTGAGAAACATCTTCCGGCTGCCCTGCAGTTTGTCTCTTATCTGCCCGAATGTCGTCTGGTAGTAGATCATATCGCCAAACCCAAAATCGCATCAGGAGAAGTTGATCCCTGGGAAGAAAATATACGTTCTCTGGCCAGCTATCCTAATGTATACTGCAAACTTTCAGGTATGCTCACTGAAGCAGATTGGAAAAACTGGAAGGTAAGTGACTTTAAAGTATACCTTGACGTTGTATTTGAAGCCTTTGGCACTGACAGACTAATGATTGGCTCCGACTGGCCGGTATGTCGGCTGGCGGGAGAATACCAAGAGGTAATGGCCGTAGTAGAGGATTATATGGAACATTTTTCTCCAGAGGAGCAGGCAAAGGTGCTTGGACAGAATGCTATTGATTTCTATAAACTTAGTATATAA
- a CDS encoding L-rhamnose mutarotase: MKDFAMSVNLRDNEEAIKQYEHYHAHPWPEVNAALKQVGILDMRIYRLGRRLFMFMQTEDGFDPDVDFPKYLQLDERCQEWENLMGTFQEPLPEAKPGEKWTQMKKVFQL; encoded by the coding sequence ATGAAAGACTTTGCCATGTCAGTGAATCTCAGGGATAATGAGGAAGCGATCAAGCAATATGAACACTATCATGCGCATCCCTGGCCCGAAGTCAATGCTGCTCTGAAGCAGGTAGGTATTCTGGACATGAGAATCTACCGCTTGGGCAGAAGGTTATTTATGTTTATGCAAACTGAAGATGGGTTTGATCCTGATGTAGACTTTCCCAAATACCTGCAACTGGACGAACGATGCCAGGAATGGGAAAATCTGATGGGAACTTTCCAGGAACCCTTGCCAGAAGCTAAGCCTGGAGAAAAATGGACACAGATGAAAAAGGTTTTTCAATTGTAG
- a CDS encoding fumarylacetoacetate hydrolase family protein, with translation MKLFRFGNPGSEKPGVLHNEQKLDVSAFGEDFTEDFLANDGLNRLDKWLDDHISDCPHVSDQQRLAPPIHKPGKIVCIGLNYSDHAAESNMPLPTEPIIFFKATSSIVGPNDELIIPKGSEKTDWEVELGIVIGKKASYVSEAEAMDYVAGYVLHNDYSERAFQLERSGQWVKGKSCDTFAPLGPYLVTKDEVADVHNLRLWLTVNGESKQDGNTANLIFKVPHLVSYLSQFMSLLPGDVISTGTPAGVGMGFKPSQFIKPGDVIELGIEGLGSSKQQAKAYE, from the coding sequence ATGAAATTATTCCGTTTTGGTAATCCTGGCTCCGAGAAACCCGGGGTTCTGCACAATGAACAAAAGCTGGACGTATCTGCTTTTGGAGAAGACTTTACTGAAGATTTTCTGGCCAATGATGGCCTCAACCGATTGGATAAATGGCTGGATGATCATATCAGTGATTGTCCTCATGTAAGTGACCAACAAAGGCTGGCACCTCCTATCCATAAGCCTGGCAAGATAGTATGTATCGGCCTTAACTATAGTGATCATGCAGCGGAAAGTAATATGCCTCTTCCTACTGAACCCATTATTTTTTTTAAAGCCACCTCCTCCATTGTCGGGCCTAATGATGAGCTAATCATCCCTAAAGGAAGTGAGAAAACCGACTGGGAAGTAGAATTGGGCATAGTGATTGGCAAAAAGGCGAGTTATGTCAGTGAAGCCGAGGCGATGGATTATGTAGCGGGCTATGTATTGCACAACGACTATAGCGAAAGAGCATTTCAGTTAGAACGCTCCGGGCAGTGGGTAAAGGGCAAAAGCTGCGATACTTTTGCACCCCTGGGGCCATACCTGGTTACCAAAGACGAGGTGGCAGACGTACACAACCTTCGCCTGTGGCTTACGGTAAATGGAGAAAGCAAGCAGGATGGCAATACTGCTAACCTTATTTTTAAAGTACCTCATCTGGTCAGCTATCTTAGCCAGTTTATGTCGCTGCTACCTGGAGATGTAATTTCTACTGGTACGCCCGCCGGTGTAGGCATGGGCTTCAAACCTTCCCAGTTCATCAAGCCAGGAGATGTGATAGAACTTGGTATAGAAGGACTGGGATCATCCAAGCAGCAGGCCAAGGCCTATGAGTAG
- a CDS encoding SDR family NAD(P)-dependent oxidoreductase yields the protein MQAFDLSQKVSVITGAGSGIGKSIAEVFSRHGSKVYILDVEESVAQKVEQQINAEGGKAVYKLCNVARQQEVKEVLQQIIDESNKIDILVNNAGVAHIGNVEATAEEDIDRIYSINVKGVYNCLHSCIPYMKAQGGGVVLNMASVASVLGIADRFAYSMSKGAVLSMTLSIAKDYIADNIRCNSIAPGRVHTPFVDGFLKKNYPGRESEMFEKLSKTQPIGRMGKPEEIAYLALFLCSDEAGFITGCNYPIDGGFITLNS from the coding sequence ATGCAAGCATTTGATCTTTCTCAAAAAGTCTCAGTGATCACCGGAGCAGGCAGTGGCATTGGCAAAAGTATAGCCGAAGTATTTTCACGTCACGGATCCAAAGTATATATTTTGGATGTAGAAGAAAGCGTCGCCCAAAAGGTGGAGCAACAAATTAATGCTGAAGGAGGAAAAGCAGTCTATAAGTTATGCAATGTTGCACGGCAGCAGGAAGTCAAAGAAGTGTTACAGCAGATTATTGATGAAAGCAACAAGATAGATATACTGGTCAACAATGCCGGAGTGGCGCATATTGGTAATGTTGAAGCTACCGCAGAAGAAGATATTGACCGCATCTACAGTATCAATGTCAAAGGAGTATACAACTGTCTCCACAGCTGCATTCCCTATATGAAAGCTCAGGGAGGAGGTGTAGTGCTCAACATGGCATCAGTAGCATCGGTACTGGGCATAGCCGATCGCTTCGCCTATTCTATGAGTAAGGGAGCCGTCCTGAGTATGACACTTTCCATTGCTAAAGATTATATTGCTGATAACATTCGTTGTAATAGTATTGCTCCCGGAAGGGTACACACACCCTTTGTGGATGGTTTCCTGAAAAAAAACTATCCGGGTAGGGAAAGTGAGATGTTTGAAAAGCTTTCCAAAACCCAGCCTATTGGCAGAATGGGTAAGCCTGAAGAAATTGCCTACCTGGCTTTGTTTCTCTGCTCCGACGAGGCTGGCTTTATTACCGGCTGTAACTATCCCATTGACGGAGGATTCATTACCCTCAACAGTTAA
- a CDS encoding amylo-alpha-1,6-glucosidase produces the protein MNPIVEVDLNVLFEEAKNVLLNNRIGKFTKPAPALYPHQWNWDAGFISIGYAYFDMEQAESELRYLFSGQWANGMLPHIIFNPDGDGQYFPGISFWETWRSFDAPEQVNTSGISNPAVHGFVLQRMYEIAEDKDRALDFVQEMFPKIKALHAYFYSERDPYHEGLVYIRHPWESGNDNSPTWDAPLERIDFSKVKVPPFTRKDLNTSHADHRPTNRDYDRYIYLIDVFRKGDYKEDKIFSTTPFAVQDPLFNTILIKSNQAMIDMGRLIGEDIAIFKDWNVKSVAAMNDKLWNEQTGMYDAYDLINEERIEMEASSGLMPLFANVPSEKQAKIIVKNLMGPKFHQHHDQSYYLCPSFTPLSSKFDPKKYWRGPVWINMNWMLYQGLKRYGFRNEATHIKEDSLKLLSYYGFYEYFDPRKNLPQEKAQGYGSPQFSWSAALCLDWLSSDL, from the coding sequence ATGAACCCGATTGTTGAAGTGGATTTAAATGTACTTTTTGAAGAAGCTAAAAATGTACTCTTAAATAACAGGATAGGAAAATTTACAAAACCCGCACCGGCCTTGTATCCGCATCAGTGGAACTGGGATGCAGGATTTATCTCCATTGGATATGCTTATTTTGATATGGAGCAGGCAGAATCTGAGCTAAGGTATCTTTTTAGCGGTCAATGGGCCAATGGCATGCTTCCTCATATTATTTTTAATCCTGATGGAGATGGTCAGTATTTTCCCGGTATAAGCTTTTGGGAAACCTGGAGATCTTTTGACGCTCCCGAGCAGGTCAATACTTCGGGCATCTCCAATCCAGCAGTACACGGCTTTGTACTTCAACGCATGTACGAGATCGCTGAAGATAAAGATAGAGCACTGGATTTTGTGCAGGAAATGTTCCCCAAAATCAAGGCTTTGCATGCTTATTTTTACAGCGAGCGTGATCCTTATCATGAAGGACTGGTGTATATTCGCCATCCATGGGAATCAGGAAATGATAATTCACCTACCTGGGATGCTCCTCTGGAAAGGATAGATTTCTCTAAAGTCAAAGTACCCCCCTTTACCAGAAAAGATCTTAATACTAGTCATGCAGACCATCGTCCCACGAATCGTGATTATGATCGCTATATTTACCTCATTGATGTCTTTCGGAAAGGAGATTATAAAGAGGATAAAATTTTTAGCACCACACCTTTTGCCGTACAAGACCCGCTTTTCAATACCATCTTAATCAAGTCCAATCAGGCTATGATAGATATGGGTAGGTTGATTGGAGAAGATATAGCTATATTCAAAGACTGGAACGTGAAATCTGTCGCTGCCATGAATGATAAGTTGTGGAATGAACAGACCGGTATGTATGATGCCTACGACCTGATCAATGAAGAGCGGATAGAGATGGAAGCTTCTTCCGGTTTGATGCCTCTGTTTGCAAATGTGCCTTCAGAAAAGCAGGCCAAAATAATCGTCAAAAATTTAATGGGGCCAAAGTTTCACCAGCATCACGACCAATCTTACTACCTATGTCCTTCCTTTACTCCTTTGAGCAGTAAGTTTGATCCTAAAAAGTATTGGAGAGGTCCGGTTTGGATCAATATGAACTGGATGCTCTATCAGGGTCTAAAAAGATACGGCTTTCGGAACGAAGCTACCCATATCAAGGAAGATTCTTTGAAGTTATTGAGCTACTATGGCTTTTATGAATATTTTGATCCTCGTAAAAACCTGCCTCAAGAAAAGGCGCAAGGCTATGGTAGCCCACAATTTAGCTGGTCAGCAGCCCTATGTCTTGATTGGTTAAGTAGCGATCTATAG
- a CDS encoding methyltransferase, with product MSVTAPVQVDPFKIIQVGLSFWSSKTLLAATKLGLFTYLSEQPLTAEQVKSKLGLNKEGLYIRDFLDALYSMGFLERIGEGTDAVYHNTPDTEMFLDKKNPAYLGGFLEMANDREYKFWGDLEEGLKTGQPQNEVKYTGKSSFEAIYENPESLSQFTEAMSGIQKLSFMAFAEKFNFSDHCTLLDAGGSAGLLSALVAQKHAHMQCTTFDLPQLEPFAKATAEKLGVADRVKVLNGDFFNESFPKADVVTMGNILHSFDLKAKKMLISKAYEALPAGGCMVIIEMILDNERKENTFGLLMSLNMLIESDGGFNYTQNQFRQWTSEAGFKSVDFIPLGGPISAAVAYK from the coding sequence ATGTCAGTTACAGCCCCAGTACAAGTAGATCCTTTCAAAATCATTCAGGTAGGTTTAAGTTTTTGGTCTTCCAAAACACTACTTGCTGCTACCAAACTTGGTTTATTTACTTATTTAAGTGAACAGCCGCTTACTGCCGAGCAGGTAAAATCAAAGCTCGGACTTAATAAGGAAGGCCTATATATCCGCGACTTCTTAGATGCCCTCTACTCCATGGGATTTTTAGAAAGAATTGGAGAGGGTACAGATGCGGTCTATCACAATACTCCCGATACTGAGATGTTTCTAGACAAAAAAAATCCTGCTTATCTGGGAGGATTTCTGGAAATGGCCAATGATCGTGAATACAAATTCTGGGGGGACCTTGAGGAAGGTTTAAAAACTGGTCAGCCCCAAAACGAAGTTAAATATACTGGAAAATCATCTTTTGAAGCGATTTATGAAAATCCTGAATCTCTGTCGCAATTTACTGAAGCGATGTCCGGTATTCAAAAACTGAGCTTTATGGCTTTCGCAGAGAAATTCAATTTTTCTGACCATTGTACATTGTTGGATGCTGGTGGTTCGGCAGGCTTGCTTTCTGCTTTAGTTGCCCAAAAGCATGCGCATATGCAATGCACCACTTTTGACCTTCCTCAGTTGGAGCCTTTCGCAAAAGCTACAGCTGAAAAGTTAGGTGTGGCAGATCGCGTAAAGGTGCTAAATGGTGATTTCTTCAATGAGTCTTTTCCAAAAGCAGATGTAGTAACTATGGGAAATATCCTGCACAGCTTTGACCTGAAAGCAAAAAAAATGTTGATTAGTAAGGCATATGAAGCATTGCCAGCTGGTGGCTGTATGGTAATAATAGAGATGATACTGGATAATGAAAGAAAAGAGAACACTTTTGGCCTCCTGATGTCACTTAATATGCTGATAGAATCTGATGGAGGATTCAACTATACGCAAAATCAATTCAGGCAGTGGACTTCCGAAGCAGGATTTAAGTCAGTAGACTTTATTCCATTAGGAGGACCGATCAGTGCTGCTGTGGCTTACAAATAA
- a CDS encoding monodechloroaminopyrrolnitrin synthase PrnB family protein, whose amino-acid sequence MKISTIDLFKISSLEEQKREDLYIGSLDPLQSDERLRLVPAFNQERDTIALVLMLVDMLPSVTEATDFDYFNACAAMRDIGIMLGSLKRHGVEPVHVIPELEEKLNIIGNITDLPPRDTLIHYVRWNPEDARLRTYTGTEDERQLIKSVQLSIHPLYEAILSLNDLYSLPLSSPEFAPLCDKVITEFDGMVQGVVNAKRNVSPQYFAEELRFYFDPIILNDREYLGPGAVEMPVFVFDHILWNCDLEDKMYTEFKKAYVPYNQAMMRDLYSAYEYSPSLVNKVINELIGEYQVSDIKLRSAKTLVKLFNLLKSFRAPHKKLADEAYKHAEKAAYREKGSGGYEPGVLQYILQLNLQALDRLKESIQLYENKQIPY is encoded by the coding sequence ATGAAGATATCTACGATTGATCTTTTTAAAATCTCCTCCTTAGAGGAGCAAAAAAGAGAAGACCTCTATATTGGTAGCCTTGATCCTTTGCAGTCAGACGAACGGCTGAGGCTTGTACCAGCATTCAACCAGGAGAGAGATACTATTGCCCTTGTTTTGATGTTAGTAGACATGCTCCCTTCAGTGACGGAAGCCACAGACTTTGATTATTTTAATGCCTGTGCCGCGATGCGAGATATAGGAATCATGCTGGGGTCCTTGAAAAGACATGGAGTAGAACCAGTGCATGTTATCCCTGAACTGGAAGAAAAACTCAACATCATAGGGAATATCACAGATCTGCCCCCCCGGGATACATTGATCCATTATGTGCGTTGGAATCCTGAAGATGCACGGCTTCGTACTTATACGGGTACCGAAGATGAGCGCCAACTTATTAAAAGTGTACAACTTTCTATCCATCCTTTATACGAGGCTATACTGTCACTCAATGACTTGTATAGTTTGCCCTTAAGTTCACCGGAATTTGCTCCATTATGTGATAAGGTAATTACAGAGTTTGATGGCATGGTGCAAGGAGTAGTCAATGCAAAGCGAAATGTAAGCCCTCAGTATTTTGCCGAAGAGTTAAGATTCTATTTTGATCCTATCATCCTGAATGATCGCGAATATCTTGGGCCAGGTGCGGTGGAGATGCCAGTCTTTGTGTTTGACCATATTCTTTGGAACTGTGATCTGGAAGATAAGATGTATACAGAATTCAAGAAAGCATACGTTCCTTATAACCAGGCAATGATGAGAGATTTATACTCAGCTTATGAATATTCTCCCAGTCTGGTCAATAAAGTGATCAATGAACTCATTGGGGAATATCAAGTTTCTGATATTAAACTAAGAAGTGCTAAGACCTTAGTCAAACTCTTTAATCTGCTAAAAAGCTTCCGGGCTCCCCATAAAAAACTAGCTGATGAAGCTTATAAGCATGCTGAGAAAGCAGCATATCGTGAAAAAGGAAGTGGAGGATATGAACCGGGTGTATTACAATATATACTCCAGCTTAATCTCCAGGCTTTGGACAGGCTGAAGGAAAGTATTCAGCTTTATGAAAACAAACAAATACCCTATTGA
- a CDS encoding VIT1/CCC1 transporter family protein, translated as MAEPKKLKSEDKLHGSSSTWGKFQDYMGEFVYGGIDGSVTTFAVVAGAAGADLSASIVLILGFANLIADGFSMSVGAYLSTKTERDNYEKHKNIEYWEVENLPEREVEEVREIYQAKGFEGELLEQVVAKITENKDRWVDVMMKEELEMTPESKSPLAIGMVTFLSFIAIGLIPLLIYVYSYIAGIETENTFTIASVLTSLAFIGIGWLKSYVTQTNQLRSILETLSLGASAAILAYFVGDFLESIVR; from the coding sequence ATGGCAGAACCGAAAAAGTTGAAATCTGAGGATAAACTTCATGGCAGTAGTTCAACCTGGGGAAAATTTCAGGACTATATGGGTGAGTTTGTATATGGTGGCATAGATGGAAGCGTAACCACCTTTGCAGTGGTAGCTGGTGCTGCCGGTGCTGATCTCAGTGCTTCCATTGTACTGATTCTGGGATTTGCCAACCTGATCGCTGACGGCTTTTCTATGTCAGTGGGAGCCTATCTTTCTACCAAAACAGAGCGGGATAATTATGAAAAGCACAAAAATATTGAATACTGGGAAGTAGAAAACCTGCCAGAGAGGGAAGTAGAAGAAGTGAGGGAAATCTACCAGGCCAAAGGTTTTGAAGGTGAGTTGCTGGAACAGGTGGTAGCCAAAATTACAGAAAATAAAGATCGTTGGGTGGATGTAATGATGAAAGAAGAGCTGGAAATGACGCCTGAAAGTAAGTCTCCTCTGGCCATAGGAATGGTTACTTTTCTGTCTTTTATTGCCATCGGGTTGATTCCTCTTTTGATCTATGTATATAGTTACATCGCAGGGATTGAAACAGAAAACACTTTTACCATTGCCAGTGTGTTGACTTCTTTGGCTTTTATAGGGATTGGATGGCTAAAAAGTTATGTTACTCAGACCAACCAGTTGCGTAGTATTTTAGAAACACTTTCATTAGGAGCCTCTGCTGCTATATTAGCCTACTTTGTGGGAGATTTTCTGGAAAGTATTGTCCGTTGA
- a CDS encoding alkaline phosphatase family protein yields MLKSIFIFILLGCCVGDLLAQVSQKKALFIIVDGISADVIEKTNTPNLDEIAQKGGYTHAYVGGEKGSYSETPTISAVGYNSLLTGTWLNKHNVWGNDIKAPNYQYWTLFRFLEEQYPEKETAVFSTWLDNRTKLIGEGLSETATLKLDYHFDGFEQDTVQFPHDKDRKFIRLIDEHVTNEAARYVRANGPDLSWVYLEYTDDMGHMFGDSQQMYEAVEIADDQVGRIWDAIQYREVNHNEDWLIIVTTDHGRDAETGKHHGGQSERERSTWIVTNAKNLNAYFENEVPGLVSIFPTIARHLELDIPREQAMEIDGVPIIGEVSLANPNASYENDQIQLSWKAMEKKGKVKIWLSTANHFKDGGKDKYQKVGEVPLKKEKYSFDVGKTPSSFYKIVLEGPHNFVNQWVVLGEENK; encoded by the coding sequence GTGCTGAAAAGTATCTTTATTTTTATCCTCCTTGGCTGTTGTGTAGGTGACTTGCTGGCTCAAGTCTCACAGAAAAAAGCGCTGTTTATTATTGTAGATGGTATTTCAGCCGATGTGATAGAAAAAACAAATACTCCCAATTTAGATGAAATTGCTCAGAAGGGAGGTTATACCCATGCATATGTAGGTGGCGAAAAAGGAAGTTATTCAGAAACCCCTACCATTTCTGCAGTAGGCTACAACAGTCTGCTGACGGGTACCTGGCTTAATAAACATAATGTATGGGGAAACGATATCAAAGCACCCAATTACCAATACTGGACGCTTTTCCGTTTTCTGGAAGAGCAATATCCTGAAAAAGAAACAGCTGTCTTCTCTACATGGTTGGATAATCGCACTAAACTGATAGGAGAGGGCTTGTCAGAAACCGCTACTCTCAAGCTGGATTATCATTTTGATGGTTTTGAACAGGATACTGTGCAATTTCCCCATGACAAGGATAGAAAGTTTATCCGCCTGATTGACGAACATGTGACGAATGAAGCCGCTCGCTATGTTAGAGCCAATGGTCCGGACTTATCCTGGGTGTATCTGGAATATACCGATGATATGGGGCATATGTTTGGTGATAGCCAGCAGATGTACGAAGCTGTAGAGATAGCAGATGACCAGGTTGGTCGGATTTGGGATGCCATCCAATACCGGGAAGTTAACCACAACGAAGACTGGTTAATCATCGTCACCACCGATCATGGGCGGGATGCGGAGACTGGGAAACATCATGGAGGGCAGTCGGAAAGGGAACGCTCTACCTGGATTGTTACTAATGCTAAAAATCTGAATGCGTATTTTGAGAATGAGGTGCCAGGCTTGGTTTCTATTTTTCCAACCATTGCCCGTCATCTGGAACTGGATATTCCCAGAGAACAGGCAATGGAGATTGATGGAGTACCTATAATCGGAGAGGTGTCTTTGGCAAATCCAAATGCAAGCTATGAAAACGATCAGATTCAACTGAGCTGGAAAGCGATGGAGAAAAAAGGAAAGGTAAAAATCTGGTTAAGTACTGCCAATCATTTTAAGGATGGAGGAAAAGATAAATACCAAAAGGTAGGAGAGGTGCCTCTAAAAAAAGAAAAATATAGCTTTGATGTAGGCAAAACCCCTTCTTCTTTTTACAAAATTGTATTAGAAGGTCCACATAATTTTGTGAACCAATGGGTAGTTTTAGGAGAAGAAAATAAATAG